TGCCAGAAACAGCATAAATAACATCCGTATCCGACCCCGGCATGCCGCTGGACGCACCCCGGACACGGCCGAAAAGCGGCCGAAAAGCGTGCCCGGCCCCCGGCGCGGACGCCGGAAGGCGGCACGGCCCAGGGGAAGAGGGCCGCATCCCGAGAAGCGCTGCGGCGCGCGGCTTTGGCGGCTGATCCCTGAGTGCGCCGAGCCCGAGGGGGAACCGGAAGTTCCCGCGCCGCAGCGGCCCTTGCGGGAGGTGGGGGAAGGGGCTACGAGGGCATAAGGGAGAAAAAGTCATGCACGTGCTTCTCGTCTACCCCGAGTACCCCGACACCTTCTGGAGCTTCCGCCACATCATGCCCTTCATCGCCCGCAAGGCGGCCTTTCCGCCGCTCGGGCTGCTCACGGTCGCGGCCATGCTGCCCGGGGCCTGGGAGAAGCGGCTTGTGGACCTGAACGTCCGCGAACTGACGGACGAGGACATTGCCTGGGCCGACGTGGTCATGGTCAGCGCCATGCTGGTGCAGTCGAAGAGCGCGCTTACGGTCATCGCGCGCGCCCGGGCCGCGGGCAGGCGCGTGGTCATGGGCGGGCCCGCGCCCACGGCGCAGCCGGAGCGCTTCCGTGAGGCGGACCACCTGGTGCTGGGCGAGGCCGAGACCGCCCTGCCCGCCTTCCTGCGCGACTTCGGAGAGGACGGCGCGGGGAGCCCCCTGCCGACTTACGAGGCCGAGGGCCACGCGGACATCCGCGAGACTCCCCTGCCCGCCTGGGAGCTCATCAGCTTCAGGGACTACGTCTCCATGACCGTGCAGTACTCGCGCGGCTGCCCCTTCGACTGCGAGTTCTGCTCCATCGTGCAGATGTACGGCAGGCGGCCGCGCGTGAAGTCGCCGGAGCAGATGCTGCGCGAGGTGCAGGCGCTCTACGACGCGGGCTGGCGCGACGGCGTGTTCATCGTGGACGACAACTTCATCGGCAACAAGGCCCAGGTGAAGCTGTTCCTGGCCCGGCTGGCCGAGTGGCAGCGCGAGCGCCGCCACCCCTTCTGCTACATGACCGAGGCGAGCATCAACCTGGCCGGGGACGAGGAGCTGATGCAGCTCATGAGCCGGGCCAACTTCCACAAGGTCTTCATCGGCATCGAGACGCCCTCCGAGGAGAGCCTGAAGGAGTGCGGCAAGGCGCAGAACGTGCGCGTGGACTTCCGCTCCGCGGTGCGCGCCATCCACCAGCACGGCATGCAGGTCATGGGCGGCTTCATCGTGGGCTTCGACAGCGACACCGAGGGCATCTTCGAGCGCCAGATCCGCTTCATCCAGGAGATCGGCGTGGTCACGGCCATGGTGGGCATGCTGAACGCCATCCCGGGCACCCGGCTCTGGCGGCGGCTGAAGG
This genomic window from Desulfovibrio sp. X2 contains:
- a CDS encoding B12-binding domain-containing radical SAM protein, with protein sequence MHVLLVYPEYPDTFWSFRHIMPFIARKAAFPPLGLLTVAAMLPGAWEKRLVDLNVRELTDEDIAWADVVMVSAMLVQSKSALTVIARARAAGRRVVMGGPAPTAQPERFREADHLVLGEAETALPAFLRDFGEDGAGSPLPTYEAEGHADIRETPLPAWELISFRDYVSMTVQYSRGCPFDCEFCSIVQMYGRRPRVKSPEQMLREVQALYDAGWRDGVFIVDDNFIGNKAQVKLFLARLAEWQRERRHPFCYMTEASINLAGDEELMQLMSRANFHKVFIGIETPSEESLKECGKAQNVRVDFRSAVRAIHQHGMQVMGGFIVGFDSDTEGIFERQIRFIQEIGVVTAMVGMLNAIPGTRLWRRLKDEGRIAGDSSGDNTDGDTNVVPRMGREKLIEGYRRILATIYEPRHYYRRINTFLAGYNPTARGRIAWRDVRAFTRSAWSIGVLSRARFAYWKLMLRTALTRRRALPVAVELAILGQHFQRVARAAVAGTVCADPAHPGRARA